One window of Verrucomicrobiia bacterium genomic DNA carries:
- a CDS encoding PAS domain S-box protein — protein MTHPPMPPSDYSKLSRIELIERLKSLESRESAIPPSDVRQRLAGTELFDSEERLRAILDTAVEGIITIDERGTVESMNRAAEKLFGYDAPEVMGRNVSMLMPSPYREAHDGYLERYIQTGHARIIGIGREVVGLRKDGSQFPMELSVSEVRLAKRRLFTGFVRDITERKEAEKRLSYYAAIVESTEDAIVGKSLDGIINSWNRGAEALFGYAREEALGQPISMIIPEDRLGEEQAILTTIRQGLPIERFETIRRRKDGVLINVSVTISPIRSPDGKIIGASKVARNITDRKRAEARLASLAQTLAEKNRELETIVYIASHDLRSPLVNIQGFSRELSHACEGLRMRLSTEAPSDADRAEAQRLLRDDIPEALEYIQAGVTKIDSLLSGFLRYSRLGRVALKVEAIDMNELLTGIINAMEFQVKRDAVNLNVEPLPPSEGDATLISQVFANLLENAIKYRSPDRPCRIVVSGTANADATVYSVSDNGIGIAQEHQAKVFEIFHRLNPNHSEGDGLGLTITQRIMERHGGRIWIESAAGKGSTFFVSLPRAAQAQ, from the coding sequence ATGACGCACCCGCCAATGCCGCCATCGGATTATTCGAAGCTTTCCCGGATCGAACTGATTGAACGTTTGAAGTCGCTGGAAAGCCGGGAGAGCGCCATCCCGCCGAGCGACGTCCGGCAACGGCTCGCGGGCACCGAACTTTTCGACAGTGAGGAACGACTGCGCGCAATCCTCGACACAGCCGTTGAGGGAATCATCACCATAGACGAGCGCGGTACCGTCGAATCGATGAACCGTGCCGCAGAGAAACTTTTCGGATATGACGCGCCCGAAGTCATGGGCCGCAATGTCAGCATGTTGATGCCGTCACCCTATCGCGAAGCGCACGATGGCTACCTGGAACGCTATATCCAGACAGGTCATGCCAGGATCATTGGCATTGGTCGTGAAGTGGTTGGGCTGCGGAAGGACGGCAGCCAGTTTCCGATGGAACTTTCCGTGAGCGAAGTGCGGCTTGCGAAACGGCGTTTATTCACGGGTTTCGTACGCGACATTACCGAACGGAAGGAAGCAGAGAAGCGACTCTCTTACTACGCCGCGATCGTGGAATCGACTGAAGATGCGATTGTCGGCAAGAGCCTGGATGGGATTATCAACAGTTGGAACCGCGGTGCAGAGGCGCTGTTTGGATACGCCCGCGAGGAAGCTCTCGGACAGCCGATCTCCATGATCATTCCCGAGGATCGGCTCGGTGAGGAACAGGCCATCCTGACGACGATCAGGCAAGGTCTGCCCATTGAGAGATTTGAAACTATACGCCGCCGCAAAGATGGTGTTCTCATCAATGTTTCAGTCACGATTTCTCCGATCCGCTCCCCCGACGGCAAGATCATCGGGGCGTCGAAGGTCGCGCGGAACATCACGGATCGAAAGCGCGCCGAAGCCCGCCTCGCATCACTCGCCCAGACATTGGCGGAGAAGAACCGTGAATTGGAAACCATCGTGTATATCGCGTCGCACGATCTTCGATCGCCGTTGGTGAACATTCAGGGCTTCAGCCGCGAATTGTCGCATGCGTGTGAAGGCCTGCGGATGCGCCTCTCGACCGAGGCCCCCTCAGACGCCGACCGTGCGGAAGCGCAGCGCTTGCTGCGTGATGACATTCCCGAGGCGCTCGAATATATCCAGGCCGGCGTAACGAAGATCGACAGCCTGCTTTCGGGATTCCTCCGTTACTCCCGCCTCGGAAGGGTTGCCCTGAAGGTCGAAGCGATCGACATGAATGAGCTGCTCACAGGAATTATCAATGCGATGGAATTCCAAGTAAAACGTGATGCGGTAAACCTGAACGTGGAGCCCCTCCCGCCGTCCGAGGGAGACGCGACCCTGATCAGCCAGGTGTTTGCGAATCTGCTGGAGAACGCCATCAAGTACCGAAGCCCCGACCGTCCCTGCAGGATTGTGGTGAGCGGCACCGCAAACGCGGACGCAACGGTATACAGTGTCAGCGATAATGGCATCGGCATCGCCCAGGAACATCAGGCGAAGGTGTTTGAAATCTTTCATCGCCTGAATCCAAACCACAGTGAAGGCGACGGACTGGGATTGACGATCACCCAGCGGATCATGGAGCGCCACGGCGGCCGCATTTGGATTGAGTCAGCTGCAGGAAAGGGTTCCACATTTTTTGTTTCCCTGCCGAGAGCAGCGCAGGCACAGTAA
- a CDS encoding helix-turn-helix domain-containing protein gives MQTTIVRQETLGQAEPAEVRKDSVLGLRPELRPVESGLRREAAFKSKSPYAAPGNGTGNGNRALVEALANSRIYQEYERAFSDATGLPVALRPVESWQLPHHGKRNENPFCQILAQKSRACGACLQVQEALSQRSTMEPQTIACAVGMCDTAVPVRLGDKVIGFLQTGQLFRKKPTPAQFARAAKLVASWGVEADLQTLRKSYFETKVVPARQHDSVVKLLSIFAQHLSMLSNQVVVQHENAEPPVITRAKEFIHEHQTEELSLGQVARAVNTSTFYFCKMFKKVTGINFTDYLSRVRIEKAKNLLLNPNLRVSEIAFEVGFQSLTHFNRVFKKILGQSPTEYRAHLLGK, from the coding sequence ATGCAAACAACAATTGTACGACAAGAAACGCTCGGTCAGGCAGAACCTGCTGAGGTCCGGAAGGACTCGGTGCTTGGCCTTCGTCCGGAACTCAGGCCAGTAGAGAGCGGTCTTCGTCGGGAAGCCGCCTTCAAGTCAAAGAGCCCGTATGCCGCTCCCGGCAATGGCACTGGCAACGGCAATCGCGCCCTGGTTGAGGCGCTGGCGAATTCAAGAATCTACCAGGAGTACGAGCGCGCATTCAGCGATGCCACGGGCCTTCCAGTCGCCCTGCGCCCGGTGGAATCCTGGCAGCTGCCGCATCACGGCAAACGGAATGAGAATCCATTCTGCCAGATTCTGGCCCAGAAAAGTCGCGCCTGCGGGGCATGTCTGCAGGTGCAGGAAGCTCTTTCACAACGGTCGACAATGGAGCCTCAAACCATCGCATGCGCTGTCGGCATGTGCGACACCGCCGTCCCGGTCCGCCTGGGCGACAAAGTGATCGGATTCCTTCAGACAGGGCAGCTGTTCCGCAAGAAGCCCACGCCCGCGCAATTCGCCCGCGCCGCCAAGCTGGTCGCCAGCTGGGGTGTCGAGGCGGATCTCCAGACCCTGCGCAAAAGTTATTTCGAAACGAAGGTTGTTCCGGCCCGGCAGCACGATTCCGTCGTCAAGCTCCTGTCCATCTTCGCGCAGCATCTGTCGATGCTCAGCAACCAGGTCGTTGTTCAGCACGAAAATGCCGAACCGCCCGTAATTACGCGCGCCAAGGAATTCATTCACGAGCACCAAACCGAGGAACTTTCGCTTGGCCAGGTCGCCCGCGCGGTGAACACCAGCACGTTCTATTTCTGCAAAATGTTCAAGAAGGTGACTGGGATTAATTTCACCGATTACCTTTCCCGCGTGCGCATCGAAAAAGCGAAGAACCTGCTGCTGAACCCAAACCTGCGTGTGAGTGAGATCGCGTTCGAAGTCGGGTTCCAATCGCTGACGCACTTTAATCGCGTGTTCAAGAAAATCCTCGGCCAATCGCCCACGGAGTATCGCGCGCACCTGCTGGGCAAGTGA
- a CDS encoding Gfo/Idh/MocA family oxidoreductase, whose translation MTSGSNSNGINRRQFIATTSIAGGGVLLGASALAQSNPTITSSPRRKRYALVGVGGRSGMYRDAVLRTYAEHCEMVGYCDVNLGRLQLAQARSRAAANVEVPIFEAKDFDRMIRETKPDVVIVTTKDSAHDEYVIRAMELGCDAMTEKPMTTDESKCRAILKAQRKTGRKCTVTFNYRYSPHRTQVKDLLMSGIIGDILSVDFHWLLDTVHGADYFRRWHSRKENSGGLMVHKATHHFDLVNWWLSAVPTTVFANGKRDFYTPQMAKRMGLQSHHERCLTCPEKDKCTFYLDLRANRNFRELYLENEKYDGYHRDQCVWRPDIDIEDTMNVVVRYNTGATLSYSLNAFNGWEGYRIAFNGTKGRLEHGIQEKVYVFGDGSTPGAVAKEGTYIRLFPLRAPAREVELWPSGEGGHGGGDRVMLDDLFLPQKPADKYLRAADHRAGAYSILTGVAANRSIRSGKPVEISGLAGDIALPDYAPMPSHRQPLPMPPRS comes from the coding sequence ATGACATCCGGCTCCAATTCCAACGGCATCAATCGACGGCAATTCATCGCCACGACCTCCATCGCGGGCGGCGGCGTTCTGCTTGGCGCGTCGGCGCTCGCGCAGTCGAATCCCACGATCACTTCTTCGCCACGCCGGAAGCGTTATGCGCTGGTCGGGGTCGGCGGCCGCTCGGGGATGTACCGCGACGCGGTGCTGCGCACGTATGCGGAGCACTGTGAGATGGTGGGTTACTGTGATGTGAACCTTGGCCGCTTGCAGCTTGCGCAGGCGCGGTCGCGAGCGGCTGCGAACGTGGAAGTCCCGATCTTTGAAGCAAAGGATTTCGACCGCATGATTCGTGAGACGAAACCCGATGTCGTGATCGTCACCACCAAGGATTCCGCGCACGATGAATATGTCATTCGCGCGATGGAACTCGGGTGTGATGCCATGACCGAGAAGCCGATGACGACTGACGAGTCGAAGTGCCGCGCGATCCTCAAGGCGCAGCGCAAGACCGGGCGCAAATGCACCGTGACTTTCAACTACCGCTATTCCCCCCATCGCACCCAGGTGAAGGATCTGCTGATGAGCGGAATCATCGGCGATATCCTTTCGGTCGATTTCCATTGGCTTCTGGACACGGTGCACGGCGCGGATTACTTCCGTCGCTGGCACAGCCGAAAGGAGAATTCCGGCGGCTTGATGGTGCACAAGGCAACGCATCACTTTGACTTGGTGAACTGGTGGTTGTCAGCTGTGCCGACGACGGTGTTTGCGAACGGCAAAAGGGACTTCTACACGCCGCAGATGGCAAAGCGAATGGGTCTCCAGAGTCATCATGAACGCTGTCTGACCTGTCCCGAGAAGGACAAATGCACCTTTTACCTCGATCTCCGCGCCAACCGCAATTTCCGCGAGCTCTATCTGGAGAATGAGAAGTATGACGGATATCACCGCGACCAATGCGTGTGGCGGCCGGACATAGACATTGAAGACACAATGAATGTCGTTGTGCGTTACAACACGGGCGCAACGCTCAGCTATTCCCTCAACGCCTTCAACGGTTGGGAAGGCTACCGCATCGCCTTCAATGGAACCAAGGGCCGGCTCGAGCACGGGATCCAGGAAAAGGTTTATGTCTTCGGCGATGGCTCAACACCGGGCGCCGTTGCCAAGGAGGGAACTTATATCCGGCTGTTCCCCCTCCGGGCGCCGGCGAGAGAGGTCGAGCTTTGGCCTTCCGGCGAAGGCGGTCATGGCGGCGGAGACCGCGTGATGCTTGACGATCTGTTCCTCCCGCAAAAGCCCGCGGACAAATACCTCCGCGCAGCCGATCATCGGGCGGGGGCCTATTCGATCCTGACAGGTGTCGCGGCAAACCGCTCGATCCGCAGCGGCAAACCAGTGGAAATCTCCGGCCTCGCCGGTGACATCGCCCTGCCTGACTACGCGCCAATGCCTTCGCATCGCCAGCCTTTGCCGATGCCCCCGCGTTCTTAA
- the gatB gene encoding Asp-tRNA(Asn)/Glu-tRNA(Gln) amidotransferase subunit GatB: protein MEYEAVIGLETHVQLKTRSKMWCGCPNAYGAAPNTNVCPVCLGLPGVLPVPNDEALRLTVLTGYLLHCQIPRFAKFDRKSYFYPDMPKNYQITQYDRPSTSGGHVDFEFAGGVARVHITRAHLEEDVGKSTHYERNSGVDFNRAGVPLMEIVSEPDLTSADMAYAYLNALKEILVQGGISDCDMEKGMVRCDVNVSVRPKGSKELGAKIEIKNMNSFSGVRRALEHEIPRQIEAVQRGEKLIQSTRRWDDVTGVTEQMRTKEDAHDYRYFPDPDLMPLEPSESWLEEVSRRVIELPLARKQRLMSTYGLPATDAEVFKSNVALGDFFEGIAKSAKNPKLAANWIINNLQAKLGELNQKELAEQSAMGVECADVRFSGLDSLKFQPQALLALIGMVETKAISNSAAQQVFAEMFASGKAPEVIVQEQGLAQVSDTAAIEELCDSAIAANPGPAADFKAGKAAALNFLKGQVMKLSKGKANPSVVGEILERKLKEA, encoded by the coding sequence ATGGAATACGAAGCCGTCATCGGCCTGGAAACTCACGTTCAACTGAAGACCAGGTCCAAGATGTGGTGCGGATGCCCCAACGCATACGGGGCTGCACCCAATACGAATGTCTGTCCTGTGTGCCTCGGCCTCCCTGGAGTACTGCCCGTGCCGAACGACGAAGCGCTCCGCCTGACGGTGCTGACCGGGTACCTGCTCCACTGCCAGATTCCGCGCTTCGCCAAGTTTGATCGGAAGAGCTACTTCTATCCCGACATGCCCAAGAACTACCAGATCACGCAGTACGACCGCCCTTCGACGAGCGGCGGACATGTGGATTTTGAATTTGCGGGCGGAGTTGCGCGCGTGCACATCACCCGCGCTCACCTCGAGGAAGACGTCGGAAAGAGCACGCACTACGAGCGCAACAGCGGGGTCGATTTCAATCGCGCTGGCGTGCCCCTGATGGAGATTGTCTCGGAACCGGATCTTACGAGCGCCGACATGGCCTATGCGTACCTGAATGCACTCAAGGAGATCCTCGTCCAAGGTGGCATCAGCGATTGCGACATGGAAAAGGGAATGGTGCGCTGCGACGTCAATGTCAGCGTCAGGCCCAAAGGTTCCAAAGAACTCGGCGCGAAAATCGAAATCAAGAACATGAACAGCTTCTCGGGAGTCCGGCGAGCGCTTGAGCACGAGATTCCGCGGCAGATCGAAGCCGTGCAGCGTGGTGAAAAGCTGATTCAATCCACCCGCCGCTGGGATGACGTCACGGGCGTGACTGAGCAGATGCGCACCAAGGAAGACGCACATGATTACCGCTACTTTCCCGATCCGGATCTGATGCCGTTGGAGCCATCAGAGTCATGGCTCGAGGAGGTATCGCGTCGCGTCATTGAGCTGCCGCTCGCGCGGAAACAGAGATTGATGAGCACCTACGGCCTGCCCGCCACCGACGCGGAGGTCTTCAAGAGCAACGTGGCATTGGGTGACTTTTTTGAAGGCATCGCGAAATCGGCAAAGAATCCGAAACTCGCCGCGAACTGGATCATTAACAATCTCCAGGCGAAACTCGGCGAGCTCAACCAGAAGGAACTCGCGGAACAATCCGCAATGGGAGTGGAATGTGCAGATGTCCGCTTCTCCGGTTTGGATTCGCTTAAATTTCAGCCGCAGGCATTGCTCGCGCTGATCGGAATGGTGGAAACCAAGGCCATCAGCAATTCAGCGGCCCAGCAGGTGTTTGCCGAAATGTTTGCTTCGGGGAAAGCTCCGGAAGTCATTGTTCAGGAACAGGGACTCGCCCAGGTCAGTGATACCGCCGCAATTGAGGAACTGTGCGATAGCGCCATTGCGGCGAATCCCGGTCCCGCTGCAGATTTCAAAGCAGGCAAGGCCGCCGCACTCAACTTCCTGAAGGGCCAGGTGATGAAGCTCTCGAAGGGAAAGGCGAACCCATCCGTGGTCGGCGAAATCCTCGAACGCAAATTGAAAGAGGCGTAG
- a CDS encoding SpoIIE family protein phosphatase — translation MSHQQRLKILLIEHDPGFTRAITEMLQQARDISAELSSAPNLHAGFSVLNRNQFDVIVLDVAVPDGAGLANISLLKAQAPRLPIIAAGNADSETVAVEAVQAGAQDYLVKDQLTCGWLERSIRYAIERHRMDLSLLAAEQKYHGIFDHLVEGIFQTTPEGRYLLANAALARIYGYSSPDELAESLTNIAETLYVQEGRRDEFVRLMQEHDTLSGFESQIYRKDGSIIWISENCRAIRDPSGKILYFEGTVEDITQRRQAEEDLRRSESVYHSLVETMPQNVFRKDLQGRFTFANQQYCRHYNCRLEDIIGKTDFDFFPPEMAEKYRRDDWRVMETGQTCEIIEEHHPIGQKKQITQVVKTPLYGPDGKIIGLQGIFWDITEQRMAEERIRKSNELLARSRKALREKNRQLEEDLTMAREIQLTMLPQQYPVFPRSASAADSALQFSHRYLPTGAVGGDFFSISSLSSHEAMVFICDVAGHGVRSALVTAMIRALVEELKPLGADPGEFMTKLNSDLYSILKHAGTPLLTTAFYLVADYRAGRMRYTNAGHPKPLHLRRRENRVETLVNVGGKSQPALGLFQQASYQTSEVGLAPDDLILLFTDGLYEVHGSDQELYSQGQLTEEIQRHIKLPASVLFDRLIKHVEKFSADGRFADDVCLVGIEVVRVGEAEG, via the coding sequence ATGTCGCATCAGCAAAGACTCAAAATCCTGCTCATCGAGCATGATCCAGGATTTACCCGCGCCATCACCGAGATGCTGCAGCAGGCGCGCGACATTTCAGCTGAGCTCTCCTCGGCGCCCAATCTGCATGCCGGTTTTTCGGTCCTGAACCGCAACCAGTTCGATGTAATTGTCCTCGATGTCGCCGTTCCCGATGGTGCCGGTCTGGCGAATATTTCACTTCTGAAAGCCCAGGCACCGAGGCTGCCGATCATCGCCGCGGGAAATGCCGACAGCGAAACCGTTGCAGTGGAAGCCGTTCAAGCGGGCGCCCAGGATTACCTCGTGAAAGATCAGCTCACATGTGGTTGGTTGGAAAGATCCATTCGATACGCAATCGAACGGCATCGCATGGATCTCAGCCTGCTGGCGGCGGAGCAGAAATACCATGGAATTTTCGATCATCTCGTTGAGGGAATTTTCCAGACCACGCCGGAAGGCCGCTACCTCCTCGCCAACGCGGCCCTTGCCAGGATTTATGGCTATTCCAGCCCGGACGAACTGGCTGAATCCCTGACGAACATCGCCGAAACTCTCTATGTTCAGGAAGGGCGTCGTGACGAGTTTGTCCGCCTGATGCAGGAGCACGACACTCTGTCGGGCTTCGAATCACAGATTTATCGCAAGGACGGGAGCATCATCTGGATTTCGGAGAATTGCCGGGCCATTCGCGATCCTTCGGGAAAGATCCTTTATTTTGAGGGAACGGTTGAGGACATCACCCAGAGGCGGCAGGCCGAGGAAGATCTCCGCCGCTCCGAATCCGTATATCATTCGCTCGTCGAGACGATGCCCCAGAATGTTTTTCGCAAGGATCTCCAGGGACGTTTCACCTTCGCGAACCAGCAGTACTGCCGTCACTACAACTGCCGGCTTGAGGACATCATCGGCAAAACCGATTTCGATTTTTTCCCGCCTGAGATGGCTGAAAAGTATCGGCGTGACGACTGGCGTGTGATGGAGACTGGCCAGACCTGCGAAATCATCGAGGAGCACCACCCGATCGGACAGAAGAAGCAAATCACGCAGGTCGTGAAGACACCTTTGTACGGGCCAGATGGGAAAATCATCGGCTTGCAGGGAATCTTCTGGGACATCACGGAGCAGCGGATGGCGGAGGAGCGAATTCGCAAATCCAACGAACTGCTCGCCCGCAGTCGAAAAGCGTTGCGCGAGAAGAACCGGCAACTGGAAGAGGACCTCACGATGGCCCGGGAAATCCAGTTGACGATGCTGCCCCAACAATATCCTGTCTTCCCGCGCAGCGCGTCGGCCGCCGACAGCGCCCTGCAATTTTCTCATCGCTACCTACCGACAGGTGCCGTGGGCGGAGATTTCTTCTCGATCTCATCGCTCTCGAGCCACGAGGCGATGGTCTTCATCTGCGACGTGGCGGGGCACGGTGTCCGGTCTGCGCTCGTCACGGCGATGATTCGCGCCCTCGTGGAGGAATTGAAACCGCTTGGGGCCGATCCGGGCGAGTTCATGACGAAGCTCAACAGCGATTTGTATTCGATTCTCAAGCATGCTGGCACGCCCTTGCTCACTACTGCGTTTTATCTCGTCGCCGATTACCGCGCCGGGCGCATGCGTTACACCAACGCGGGACATCCCAAGCCGCTGCACCTTCGGCGCCGCGAGAACCGGGTCGAGACGCTCGTGAATGTGGGAGGCAAGAGTCAGCCGGCACTCGGCCTCTTTCAACAGGCGAGCTATCAAACGTCGGAAGTTGGGCTCGCCCCCGACGATCTCATTTTGCTGTTCACCGACGGCTTGTATGAGGTTCACGGTTCTGATCAGGAACTCTACAGCCAGGGGCAGCTGACGGAGGAAATCCAGCGGCACATCAAGCTGCCGGCCTCGGTCCTGTTTGACCGATTGATCAAACACGTCGAGAAGTTCTCGGCAGACGGACGTTTTGCCGACGATGTTTGCCTGGTGGGAATTGAAGTGGTGCGCGTTGGAGAGGCGGAAGGCTGA
- a CDS encoding YdcH family protein has product MDLHHPILREFPEYRDAVRRLKSSNEHFRHIYDEYHRLDDAIYRIEEDIDFATDQEIEEMKMRRAKLKDYIYHLIRHAPIVGLPINTTAASAQFSPRAT; this is encoded by the coding sequence ATGGACCTGCATCATCCCATCCTCCGTGAATTTCCTGAATATCGCGACGCGGTTCGCCGATTGAAAAGTTCGAATGAACATTTCCGGCATATTTATGACGAGTACCATCGGCTGGATGACGCCATTTATCGCATTGAAGAAGACATTGATTTTGCGACGGACCAGGAAATAGAAGAAATGAAAATGCGCCGGGCAAAGCTCAAGGATTACATCTATCACTTGATCCGCCACGCGCCGATCGTCGGACTGCCAATAAACACGACCGCAGCTTCCGCGCAGTTTTCACCACGAGCGACATGA
- a CDS encoding VPDSG-CTERM sorting domain-containing protein, whose amino-acid sequence MELKRIFSVAAMGLAISLNVQALTVTPAGALQQFNGSETTPLTAGDFASIIGPGGVDLYVQPLGGSADGWFKDSYQTQFIPELNPTGAIVSLIGGQSSISGYDSLYLYVKDGDLGEPAWYLFNITGWNGVESLELDSFWGGRGGSITHIGIFGTGGNSVPDGGATLLLLSAGLAGVASLRRSLKL is encoded by the coding sequence ATGGAACTAAAACGGATTTTCAGCGTCGCTGCGATGGGGTTGGCGATCAGTTTGAATGTGCAGGCCTTGACCGTCACCCCGGCTGGCGCGCTGCAGCAATTCAACGGCAGTGAAACCACGCCCCTTACCGCGGGTGACTTTGCCAGCATTATCGGACCCGGGGGTGTCGATCTCTACGTGCAACCTCTTGGAGGAAGCGCCGACGGCTGGTTCAAGGATTCATACCAGACGCAGTTCATACCCGAGCTCAATCCCACAGGAGCCATTGTGAGCCTTATCGGCGGCCAAAGCTCAATCAGCGGATATGACAGCTTGTACCTGTATGTGAAGGATGGAGATCTCGGCGAACCCGCCTGGTACCTGTTCAACATCACCGGCTGGAATGGAGTTGAAAGCCTTGAGCTCGACAGCTTTTGGGGCGGCCGTGGGGGTTCCATCACTCACATCGGCATCTTCGGAACCGGCGGAAACTCCGTCCCTGATGGCGGCGCGACATTGTTGTTGCTCAGCGCAGGACTCGCCGGAGTGGCATCCCTGCGGCGGTCCTTGAAGCTTTAA
- the prsR gene encoding PEP-CTERM-box response regulator transcription factor, which translates to MKPKLLIVDDDESIRTQMKWALADEYEVTLAEDRPTAIDAFRATSPMVVLLDLGLPPRPANPDEGLETLSDLLAIDRFTKVVIVTGQSEKENALRAIGTGAYDLLCKPVDMDELKLLLKRCFHLTQLEREFHQVQAAVSTDGFEGMLGTSSVMQSVFASIRKVATTDVPVLILGESGTGKEMIARAIHQRSGRRGGPFIAINCGAIPENLLESELFGHERGAFTGAHVQRKGRIEHADGGTLFLDEVGELPLPLQVKLLRFVQEQSIERIGGRSTIHVNTRVVAATNVDLKKAMLEGKFREDLFYRLAVVSVKLPPLRERINDIPVLAKAFLQKFAKQQNRNSLDFSAKALRAIQCHLWPGNVRELENRVKRAVIMAEGRYVGPTDLELIDDAAPTTGLTLKQARENAEREVVLAAMQRSGGKISRAAEELGISRPTLYELLEKLGIDRGNSEEKVEEKES; encoded by the coding sequence ATGAAGCCGAAATTACTGATAGTTGACGATGACGAAAGCATTCGGACCCAGATGAAATGGGCGCTGGCGGATGAATATGAAGTAACCCTGGCGGAAGACCGTCCCACCGCGATTGATGCGTTTCGGGCGACGAGCCCGATGGTGGTGCTGCTCGACCTTGGCCTGCCGCCGCGCCCCGCAAATCCGGACGAAGGATTGGAAACGCTTTCTGATCTGCTGGCCATCGATCGATTCACCAAGGTGGTCATTGTCACGGGTCAGAGCGAAAAGGAGAACGCGTTGCGCGCGATCGGGACTGGTGCCTACGACCTGCTTTGCAAACCCGTGGACATGGATGAACTCAAGCTGCTCCTGAAACGCTGCTTCCACCTGACCCAGTTGGAACGTGAGTTTCACCAGGTTCAAGCAGCAGTTTCGACGGACGGATTTGAGGGCATGCTGGGGACGAGTTCCGTGATGCAGAGCGTGTTTGCCTCCATTCGCAAGGTTGCGACGACCGATGTCCCCGTGCTGATCCTGGGTGAGAGCGGTACTGGCAAGGAAATGATTGCGCGCGCAATTCACCAGCGCAGCGGCCGCCGCGGCGGGCCATTCATCGCCATCAATTGCGGTGCAATTCCTGAGAACCTCCTGGAAAGTGAATTGTTCGGACACGAACGCGGGGCCTTCACGGGCGCGCACGTCCAACGCAAGGGGCGCATCGAGCATGCGGACGGCGGAACGCTGTTTCTGGATGAAGTGGGCGAACTGCCGTTGCCTCTGCAGGTGAAGCTTCTTCGTTTCGTCCAGGAGCAATCGATCGAGCGGATTGGCGGGCGCAGCACCATTCACGTGAATACGCGCGTTGTGGCGGCCACCAATGTGGATCTTAAAAAGGCGATGCTGGAGGGAAAGTTCCGTGAGGATTTGTTTTACCGTCTCGCGGTCGTGTCGGTGAAACTTCCCCCTCTGCGTGAGCGCATTAATGACATTCCCGTGCTGGCCAAGGCATTCCTGCAAAAGTTTGCCAAGCAACAGAACCGCAACTCGCTGGACTTCAGCGCCAAAGCCCTGCGCGCCATTCAATGTCATCTCTGGCCCGGCAACGTGCGCGAACTCGAAAACAGAGTGAAGCGTGCTGTCATCATGGCGGAGGGACGATACGTCGGCCCTACAGACCTGGAACTGATCGATGATGCAGCGCCGACCACCGGTTTGACCCTGAAGCAAGCACGTGAAAATGCCGAGCGCGAGGTCGTCCTCGCCGCGATGCAACGTAGCGGCGGCAAAATCAGTCGCGCTGCTGAGGAATTGGGAATCAGCCGGCCCACGCTCTACGAGTTGCTGGAAAAGTTGGGAATTGATCGCGGCAATTCGGAAGAAAAGGTCGAGGAAAAGGAGTCCTGA